From one Nitrosococcus halophilus Nc 4 genomic stretch:
- a CDS encoding beta-ribofuranosylaminobenzene 5'-phosphate synthase family protein, whose product MPHPLGNGVRVSAPARLHLGFLDLHGGLGRKFGSIGLTLEWPRTVVEAVPAPRLCCQGPVSHRAQRITERFYKVLSEQRLQVNHAVHLTIKEAIPDHSGLGSGTQLALAIGRAISQVNHLPLSIPEIAALLDRGKRSGIGIGSFLKGGFLVDGGLKPKGQIPPIICRHDFPEEWWVLLIIEPTLQGLHGTAETRAFHSLPPFPAEQAAVLCRLTLMQALPALVERDIQAFGQALNAIQAAIGDYFAPAQGARFASPWIAAALQQAQQWGVPAVGQSSWGPTGFALVEGETAVRNLQARLIQWAKEALQGGPKLQFIITRARNQGGRVESLVDSKK is encoded by the coding sequence ATGCCGCACCCACTGGGGAATGGTGTTCGGGTATCCGCCCCAGCTCGCCTCCACCTGGGGTTCCTTGACCTGCATGGGGGTTTAGGGCGGAAGTTTGGCAGCATCGGACTGACCTTAGAATGGCCTCGCACCGTTGTAGAAGCGGTACCGGCCCCCCGCCTCTGCTGCCAAGGCCCCGTTAGCCATCGAGCCCAGCGAATAACTGAACGCTTTTATAAAGTACTCTCGGAGCAGCGCCTGCAGGTTAACCATGCCGTTCATCTGACTATCAAAGAGGCCATCCCTGACCACTCGGGACTCGGCTCCGGTACCCAGCTCGCACTCGCCATAGGCCGAGCCATCAGCCAAGTCAATCATCTGCCGTTGAGCATACCTGAGATTGCCGCCCTGCTCGATCGGGGTAAGCGCTCCGGTATTGGTATTGGAAGCTTTCTCAAGGGAGGGTTTCTGGTTGACGGTGGTCTGAAACCCAAGGGACAAATACCGCCTATTATCTGCCGCCATGACTTTCCTGAAGAATGGTGGGTGCTTTTAATCATCGAGCCCACCCTGCAGGGTCTCCATGGAACAGCCGAAACCAGGGCTTTCCACAGCCTCCCCCCCTTTCCCGCGGAACAAGCGGCAGTTTTATGTCGTCTGACCCTGATGCAAGCTCTACCGGCCCTGGTGGAACGGGATATTCAAGCTTTCGGCCAAGCGCTCAATGCTATCCAAGCCGCCATAGGAGACTATTTTGCCCCGGCCCAGGGAGCCCGCTTTGCCAGTCCCTGGATAGCAGCCGCCTTGCAACAGGCCCAACAGTGGGGGGTTCCTGCCGTGGGCCAAAGTTCTTGGGGACCTACGGGGTTTGCCTTGGTCGAAGGAGAAACCGCAGTACGTAACCTCCAGGCCCGTCTCATCCAATGGGCTAAGGAGGCCCTCCAGGGGGGGCCAAAATTGCAATTTATCATTACCCGTGCCCGCAATCAGGGTGGCAGGGTGGAATCTTTAGTGGATTCAAAAAAGTAA
- a CDS encoding NAD(P)-dependent methylenetetrahydromethanopterin dehydrogenase codes for MEKRSIIHMLDPMPHVSPFDINMAVDAGFEVIVPYPHVKLEEINGLVQDTIFSRGPGGVKRTAIFMGGRDIGLALEMLEAAKKAMVPPFEVSILVDPSGAFTTAAALVACVEKELKTKHETELKGCRAVVFGGTGPVGIATGIIAALAGADTHLVDHLSIDTALEKASEYNRRFESSLHGTYASSGADKARLLADADLIFCTAKAGIQILNASVLADAKKLKVAGDVNAVPPLGIEGIKLKDFGTPLKYAGATGAVGIGALAVGDVKYKLQQTLLRALLESQQPVYLDFRDAFKQARNLL; via the coding sequence GTGGAAAAACGCTCTATCATTCACATGCTAGACCCCATGCCCCATGTCAGCCCGTTTGATATCAATATGGCGGTGGATGCGGGATTTGAGGTGATCGTTCCCTACCCCCATGTCAAACTTGAGGAAATCAATGGCCTGGTGCAGGATACCATCTTCTCCCGGGGTCCAGGGGGAGTAAAACGAACTGCAATTTTCATGGGTGGACGAGACATCGGCCTGGCGCTGGAAATGCTGGAGGCGGCAAAAAAGGCCATGGTTCCTCCTTTTGAGGTTTCAATACTCGTCGATCCCAGTGGTGCCTTCACCACTGCCGCTGCCCTCGTCGCTTGTGTGGAAAAAGAACTCAAAACCAAACATGAAACTGAACTAAAAGGCTGCCGGGCCGTGGTTTTCGGTGGCACCGGCCCGGTGGGGATAGCTACCGGCATTATTGCCGCCCTCGCGGGAGCCGACACTCACCTGGTGGACCATCTCTCCATTGATACAGCTTTAGAAAAAGCTAGCGAGTATAACCGGCGCTTTGAGAGCTCTTTGCACGGCACCTATGCCAGCTCCGGTGCCGACAAGGCTCGCCTCTTGGCCGATGCTGACCTCATCTTTTGCACCGCCAAGGCTGGGATCCAAATACTCAATGCCTCTGTCCTCGCCGATGCCAAAAAACTTAAAGTGGCGGGTGATGTCAACGCCGTTCCTCCCCTTGGCATCGAGGGCATAAAACTTAAAGATTTCGGCACCCCGCTTAAATATGCGGGCGCAACAGGAGCGGTAGGCATCGGCGCCCTGGCCGTTGGAGATGTGAAATACAAACTGCAACAAACTCTTTTACGGGCCTTGCTGGAAAGTCAACAGCCGGTCTATTTAGATTTTCGTGACGCCTTCAAACAAGCTCGAAACCTACTGTAA
- a CDS encoding ATP-grasp domain-containing protein: MTPSNKLETYCNLGEWDLAHPILILGTSGRALAQSAAAGGYRVLVADCYADRETRQAASAWIQIPPGADAEHWHQGITQLLKAETNPAGLVFGSGFENRPELMEELSQRGVLLGNTPHCVRLLKDPRRFFSLLWKLAIPAPEIRFSPPALPHGWLCKAIGGTGGYHVLPATRWEQVRRQEGRPLAQERRASTTSSYYYQRKLEGQPGSVLFLANGKETQILGYNRLWTAATPAAPYRYGGVAAPLNLTPAAATLLRNYLHAMVTATGLRGINGLDFIQEPGGLQILEINPRPPASLNLYQDLLNPFDAHVKACLEAPLPLRVTPMTTAHAFSILYAPHPLQIPPNILWPSFCYDLPVARLKIEREEPICSIHARGASIEKCRQLLRRRQQQVLKLLTPNEIPL; this comes from the coding sequence GTGACGCCTTCAAACAAGCTCGAAACCTACTGTAATCTGGGGGAGTGGGACCTAGCCCACCCCATCCTCATTCTAGGCACCAGCGGGCGCGCGCTAGCCCAATCCGCCGCCGCTGGCGGATACCGCGTGTTGGTCGCCGACTGCTACGCCGATAGAGAAACCCGGCAGGCGGCCTCTGCCTGGATCCAAATCCCTCCCGGCGCTGACGCCGAGCATTGGCATCAAGGGATAACGCAGCTCCTCAAGGCAGAAACCAACCCGGCGGGCCTGGTTTTTGGGAGCGGCTTCGAAAACCGCCCCGAACTCATGGAAGAATTGAGTCAACGGGGAGTATTATTGGGTAATACTCCCCACTGCGTTCGCCTGCTTAAAGATCCGCGCCGTTTTTTTTCCTTGCTGTGGAAACTCGCCATCCCGGCACCGGAAATCCGCTTCTCCCCCCCTGCTCTTCCCCACGGATGGCTGTGCAAGGCTATTGGCGGCACGGGTGGCTATCATGTATTACCGGCGACCCGCTGGGAGCAGGTTAGAAGACAAGAAGGACGCCCCCTGGCTCAAGAACGGCGCGCCTCTACTACATCTTCCTATTACTATCAACGGAAGCTAGAAGGGCAGCCAGGATCGGTGCTATTTCTTGCCAATGGCAAGGAAACGCAAATCCTCGGCTATAACCGCCTATGGACCGCTGCCACCCCTGCCGCACCTTACCGTTATGGCGGAGTTGCCGCCCCCCTCAACTTAACGCCCGCAGCCGCTACCCTTTTGCGAAACTATCTCCACGCAATGGTGACAGCAACTGGACTGCGGGGCATCAACGGATTGGATTTTATCCAGGAACCGGGGGGGCTCCAGATCCTTGAAATCAACCCCCGGCCTCCCGCCTCCCTCAACCTCTACCAGGATCTCCTTAACCCCTTTGACGCCCATGTCAAAGCGTGTCTAGAGGCTCCCTTACCCTTAAGGGTTACCCCCATGACCACAGCCCATGCCTTTTCCATTCTCTATGCGCCTCACCCATTGCAGATCCCCCCCAATATCCTCTGGCCAAGCTTTTGCTATGACCTCCCGGTTGCGAGGCTCAAAATCGAGCGAGAAGAACCTATTTGTTCCATCCACGCCAGGGGAGCTAGCATCGAAAAATGTCGGCAACTGCTTCGGCGGCGCCAACAGCAAGTGCTGAAACTGCTAACTCCAAATGAAATCCCCCTTTAA
- the mch gene encoding methenyltetrahydromethanopterin cyclohydrolase, whose translation MSNIGAQWPSINALCHPLVEALVHEAESLRLKLHDLDNGTRVVDAGIEAPGGLEAGRRIGEICMGGLGCATLGTVSGFEAWPWSVNVHTATPILCCLGSQYAGWSLSHQSEEGSKFHALGSGPGRALAGKEELFKELGYRDKAEATCLVMEVDQYPPVAIADKIATACGIKPENLTLILTPTTRLAGVMQIAIRVLEVAIHKAHTLKFPLEQIVDGYGVTPVAPPGGDFMTAMGRTNDAILLGGQVHLFVDCGDSEAQDLAKQMPSTMSRDYGRPFAEIFKSYRYDFFQIDPMLFSPAKVMVTSIKSGKSFQAGSLNPGLLAKTFGLSP comes from the coding sequence ATGAGCAATATTGGAGCACAATGGCCCAGCATTAATGCGCTCTGCCACCCCCTCGTGGAAGCACTCGTGCATGAGGCGGAATCCCTTCGACTCAAGCTTCATGACCTTGATAACGGCACTCGAGTCGTGGATGCGGGGATTGAGGCTCCTGGGGGTCTGGAAGCAGGCAGACGGATTGGGGAAATCTGTATGGGGGGTTTAGGCTGCGCCACTTTAGGCACCGTGAGCGGTTTTGAGGCTTGGCCCTGGTCGGTCAATGTTCATACCGCAACCCCTATTCTCTGTTGCCTAGGCAGCCAGTATGCGGGCTGGAGCCTGTCCCACCAAAGCGAAGAGGGAAGTAAATTTCATGCCCTGGGCTCAGGGCCGGGACGGGCCTTAGCGGGAAAAGAAGAACTGTTCAAGGAGCTGGGTTATCGAGATAAGGCCGAAGCCACTTGTCTAGTCATGGAGGTGGATCAATATCCCCCGGTGGCCATCGCCGATAAAATCGCCACGGCCTGCGGAATTAAACCGGAGAATTTGACCCTTATCCTGACCCCGACAACCCGCTTAGCGGGGGTAATGCAAATTGCTATCCGGGTCTTAGAGGTGGCTATACACAAAGCCCATACCCTGAAATTCCCCCTGGAACAGATCGTCGATGGTTATGGAGTTACCCCTGTGGCGCCACCAGGGGGTGATTTTATGACCGCCATGGGCCGAACTAATGATGCTATTTTGCTTGGCGGCCAAGTGCACCTTTTTGTGGACTGTGGTGATAGTGAGGCTCAAGATCTTGCCAAGCAGATGCCCAGCACCATGTCGCGGGATTATGGCCGTCCCTTTGCGGAAATATTCAAATCCTACCGCTATGATTTTTTTCAAATCGATCCGATGCTCTTTAGTCCCGCCAAAGTCATGGTGACCTCGATAAAAAGCGGTAAAAGTTTCCAGGCAGGCAGCCTGAACCCTGGGTTGTTAGCCAAAACTTTTGGCCTGTCACCATGA
- a CDS encoding RimK family alpha-L-glutamate ligase yields MTRVVIFNDGHGWHSDQLEAALAPYGITLIRSNLAQCRIDLDRPTGLHIPGLGAELPDGVLVRGVAAGSFEQITLRLDVLHALAELGVPVLNSPLAIERTVDKARTSLLLRYKGVPTPRTWACEDWEQARLVSAQAHQEKHELVLKPLFGCQGQGITRIGKTADLETCEVSGGLYYLQEFIPPAQPNRWQDWRLFVVDHRCIAAMVRRGRSWITNVARGAECFPAALDREMGTLACQATRAVAVDYAGVDIIQTPDKGFQVLEVNSVPSWKALQQTTGINIAKALAEALLKRLQHPYLEQSSW; encoded by the coding sequence ATGACGCGGGTGGTCATCTTTAATGATGGCCACGGCTGGCACAGTGACCAGCTAGAGGCCGCCCTGGCCCCCTATGGGATAACCCTTATCCGCTCCAACTTGGCCCAATGCCGGATTGATCTGGATCGGCCCACAGGGCTCCATATTCCCGGACTAGGGGCGGAGTTACCGGATGGGGTACTCGTCCGCGGTGTCGCCGCCGGGAGTTTTGAACAAATCACCTTGCGGCTGGATGTATTGCATGCTTTGGCCGAACTGGGAGTCCCCGTATTGAATAGTCCATTGGCCATTGAACGCACGGTAGACAAGGCACGAACTTCACTGCTCCTACGCTATAAGGGCGTACCCACCCCCCGTACCTGGGCTTGCGAAGATTGGGAACAAGCCCGCCTCGTCAGTGCCCAAGCACATCAGGAAAAACATGAACTCGTCCTAAAACCATTATTTGGTTGCCAAGGACAGGGAATTACCCGGATAGGAAAGACTGCCGATCTGGAGACCTGCGAGGTCAGCGGAGGGCTTTACTACCTGCAAGAATTTATACCCCCGGCTCAGCCCAATAGGTGGCAGGATTGGCGGCTCTTTGTAGTCGACCACCGTTGTATTGCTGCGATGGTTCGCCGTGGTCGAAGCTGGATCACCAACGTTGCGCGAGGGGCTGAATGTTTCCCAGCCGCTTTAGATCGGGAAATGGGCACCTTAGCCTGCCAAGCCACCCGGGCAGTCGCCGTTGACTATGCGGGCGTGGACATCATCCAAACCCCAGACAAAGGTTTTCAGGTACTAGAGGTTAACAGCGTTCCCTCCTGGAAGGCCCTGCAACAAACCACGGGGATCAATATTGCTAAAGCCTTAGCAGAAGCTTTACTAAAGCGGCTACAGCATCCTTATTTGGAGCAGAGCAGTTGGTGA
- a CDS encoding triphosphoribosyl-dephospho-CoA synthase, with the protein MTKPGLQVTWPNLARVIEWACRVEVLAPKPGNVNAYSSGHGMKLEDFLHSAQAIAPVLSTAGKGVGERILAAVIATKTAVNTNTNLGIILLFSPLARATLEAEKPATLRPALTTVLARLGIDDARLAYQAIRLAQPGGIGHSSAHDIAEEPQVTLLEAMQWAAEWDSIARQYHNGFGDIFELGIPSLLEGFSKWENIEWATTLAYLTFLATLPDSLVRRKYGATVAAQVAQKASELQKKLINQGPVSQMKSRLRAWDQALKRDFINPGTSADLTAATLLVGGLCQPSALKFLEA; encoded by the coding sequence GTGACAAAACCTGGGCTTCAAGTCACCTGGCCCAACTTGGCGAGGGTCATTGAGTGGGCTTGCCGAGTTGAAGTATTAGCCCCCAAGCCTGGTAATGTGAATGCCTATAGTAGCGGACACGGCATGAAATTAGAGGATTTTCTGCACAGTGCCCAGGCTATCGCCCCGGTATTAAGCACCGCCGGTAAAGGGGTCGGCGAGCGCATACTCGCTGCGGTGATCGCGACCAAAACCGCAGTCAACACGAATACCAACCTGGGAATCATTTTGCTGTTTTCCCCTTTAGCAAGGGCCACACTTGAGGCGGAGAAGCCAGCCACATTGAGACCGGCGTTGACCACTGTGCTGGCCCGCCTGGGCATCGATGATGCCCGGCTGGCCTACCAGGCGATTCGCCTCGCTCAGCCTGGAGGCATAGGGCATAGCTCAGCACATGATATTGCCGAGGAGCCCCAAGTTACGCTGCTGGAAGCCATGCAATGGGCTGCTGAGTGGGATAGCATCGCGCGGCAATACCATAACGGCTTCGGGGATATCTTTGAGCTGGGAATACCTAGTCTGCTTGAAGGGTTCTCCAAATGGGAAAATATTGAGTGGGCAACCACATTGGCGTATCTTACCTTCCTCGCTACTCTCCCGGATAGCTTGGTAAGGCGAAAATATGGTGCTACTGTTGCAGCGCAAGTTGCACAAAAAGCTTCCGAATTACAAAAAAAGCTTATAAATCAAGGACCGGTATCCCAAATGAAGTCTCGCTTAAGGGCCTGGGATCAGGCCCTTAAGCGAGACTTCATTAATCCAGGAACCAGCGCTGATTTGACTGCGGCAACACTACTTGTGGGAGGTCTATGCCAGCCCAGCGCACTCAAATTTTTGGAGGCTTGA
- the fae gene encoding formaldehyde-activating enzyme, with protein sequence MPVVDRILVGEALVIEDNDLKNVAHIDIIMGPRGSAAEDAFCNALTNQKEGHNSLLALVAPNLMVKPATVMFNKVTIKGGKQAVQMFGPAQRGVAMAVADCVEDGTIPANEADDIFICVGVFIDSKADNDTRIQDWNYQATKLSIKRAIAREPKASEVVEQKGKVQHPFEAHP encoded by the coding sequence ATGCCCGTTGTAGATCGCATACTCGTTGGTGAAGCGCTAGTCATTGAAGACAATGATCTGAAAAACGTCGCCCATATTGATATCATCATGGGACCCCGCGGTAGCGCGGCAGAAGATGCCTTCTGCAACGCCCTGACCAACCAGAAAGAGGGCCATAATTCTTTACTAGCGCTAGTCGCTCCCAACCTGATGGTCAAACCGGCTACCGTGATGTTTAACAAGGTCACTATCAAAGGCGGCAAGCAGGCCGTCCAGATGTTTGGTCCTGCCCAGCGCGGGGTTGCCATGGCGGTGGCCGACTGCGTTGAAGACGGGACTATTCCTGCCAATGAAGCCGACGACATCTTTATCTGCGTAGGCGTCTTTATTGATTCCAAGGCTGATAATGATACCCGTATCCAGGACTGGAATTACCAGGCCACTAAATTATCCATCAAACGCGCCATAGCCCGCGAGCCCAAGGCCTCTGAGGTGGTGGAACAAAAGGGGAAAGTCCAACACC